The DNA segment GGCTCGCGGCGCCGGTCACCAGCGGCCCGATCAGGCAGCCGATTCCCCAGAGCTGGGCGATATGAGCATTGGCCCTCACCAGTTCGTCGTCGCGATAACGCTCGCCAATCAGGATCAACGCCAAGGTAAAAAGCCCGCCTGCGCTTGCGCCGAACAGCACCCAGACCGGCCAGATCAGCGGCGTGTGCAGGAGCAACGGAATGGCCAGACTGCTCAGCAGCAGCGTCACGCCGCAAGCACGGAACAAGGTGAGTCGGGACATCCGGTCGGCCAGCCAGCCGATGGGCAATTGCAGGGCGGCGTCGCCGACCACCACGACGCTGGCCATCATCAGCGCCACCTCTTGAGAGAAGCCCTGGCGCAGGCCGTAAATTGGCAGCAAGGTCAGCATCATGGCTTCGAAGGCTGCAAACAACACCACGGCCCAGGCAATGGTCGGCAGGCGCGCGCAGAAGGTCCAGAGCCCCCGACCGGAGGCGCTGTGGGCGTCGACGCTGGGTGCGCCGGTGCGGCCCAGCAACAGCAGCGAGCCACCGATCAGCAGGCCGGTGCCGGTCCAGAAGCCTAAGTCATTTCCGGTTCCCAGTG comes from the Pseudomonas sp. TCU-HL1 genome and includes:
- a CDS encoding MFS transporter; this translates as MRWGTYFAVCGAVISIGLALGVTMPLVSLRLESWGYDSFAIGVMAATPAVGVLLGAVIAGRLAARFGTTTLMQLCLLVGAVSVAMLALVQAYPVWLVLRLLIGVALTVVFILGESWINQLAVEEWRGRLVALYGTGYALSQLSGPLLLSALGTGNDLGFWTGTGLLIGGSLLLLGRTGAPSVDAHSASGRGLWTFCARLPTIAWAVVLFAAFEAMMLTLLPIYGLRQGFSQEVALMMASVVVVGDAALQLPIGWLADRMSRLTLFRACGVTLLLSSLAIPLLLHTPLIWPVWVLFGASAGGLFTLALILIGERYRDDELVRANAHIAQLWGIGCLIGPLVTGAASQWVSGHALPLVMALGAAGFVWLAWSRELFDDDAEAIAD